From a single Lacerta agilis isolate rLacAgi1 chromosome 3, rLacAgi1.pri, whole genome shotgun sequence genomic region:
- the ASXL2 gene encoding putative Polycomb group protein ASXL2 — MREKGRKKKGRTWAEAARTVLEKNPNTPMSHKEILQVIQREGLKEIRSGTSPLACLNAMLHTNSRGDEGIFYKVPGRMGVYTLKKDVPDGLKELSEGSEESSDVQSDSPSSENSSSSSSSDRSSNKGGRKSRWRRKASARLLQVASPQPGCPSPSIPPGKVISSSQKLSKKALKQALKQKQRKQQQCRGASGQPVSSNHHLLQQHAKAASPSVPAKPAWEGKQSDGHSSSNSQNSTSSSSPSVKTEPSLPVLGKKPFQRSERLHARQLKRTKCAEIDVETPDSILVNTNLRALINKHTFSVLPADCQQRLLLLLPEVDRQVGLDGLLKLSSSALNNEFFTSAAQGWKERLSEGEFTPEIQLRLRQELEKEKKVELWKEHFFESYYGQSSGLSLEESAQLTSSAPPAAQDQPQAENPAAQLPESMPVSVATPCKEEPAPAATPKAQDALVVPPLPVAASQEATEEEKQPQASVPREDLVKSSSSSSSTPSKPISQAPRRPSRGAEGEALAGPEEEAGEAKRPHPPCPETLPGKGSASKPKTPTSTATAAASASAATSASLEGESGATPAKDALPASAEQMDTGAQALKRKPGPPEEAALSTPEKRAHLEEKCPPRPPFQSPPQPFPIAPVPKVPPLRIPVSRIQGSPLPFPASQVSPRPGFPVSITSPRRTGARTLADIKARARMARAQRAAAAAAAAASGAAPSASFVGAIPGPGPGGGRGEERSSVAPGRPHGAALDLAGPGGGGGPRRAPGPGATSASPPAAPQPAPSGGAAGAQLQPAPPGRPRGAGPEAETPPATQAEIGSASHSHMATSSGSSAGPPAGMDGPGKASSTIILISGAACGPEGPRPASKSGAEAAPAAGATAPGGKPLSSAEAPPGLFRAPHSPASPAGPLPLPAAISAPSCGASPAVAYSLKAPPGPSSGSAIATPLLKASSSIPANNPLVAQLLQGKSVPMEQILPKPLTRAGEMKTLPLPANESREPEAPLQREAGERQPPPPVASQLSGKPDSSQGRQLLLPPPHSPAPCSSFPGRDLWGVSAAPFSSQEAQEHHHLQALMQAAPRQGHLPTAAATPGESSSSSPSQSFVLGFTGRRTSKPAMSGHYLLNISTYGRCPENLRRSLAVPPESRLCPEAPKMEFKEREAAAASGGGSSSGEDGRETDDTEDEEAFVAMKEEPLPHKGAGGEGEPASTPRRSTKKGELAEGSPAEAATRTLSAGQDFARSALARDFLRAAQEQVAQAVRGERKPCSLELPPSAAQAEPLPPRPPLLLSPSQPPRLFGGPVGAQLLGSGYSGTINVSASPDLRQEALLTGLSDPGRMGDVVSFSVTVTTIPAGQQGAAGRGHPLPGQAFSEDGGLDLPSKCYCRLKAMIVCKGCGAFCHDDCIGPSKLCVSCLVVR, encoded by the exons AAG TGGCACTTCTCCTCTTGCATGCCTGAATGCTATGCTGCATACAAACTCCCGCGGGGATGAGGGCATTTTCTACAAGGTCCCGGGGAGAATGGGCGTTTACACCCTGAAG AAGGACGTTCCAGATGGGCTGAAAGAGCTCTCCGAAGGCTCGGAAGAGAGCAGCGACGTGCAGTCCGACTCCCCCAGCTccgagaacagcagcagcagcagcagcagtgacaggaGCAGCAACAAAGGAGGACGGAAAAGCCGGTGGCGAAGGAAAG CGTCAGCCAGGCTCCTGCAAGTGGCCTCTCCCCAGCCGGGCTGCCCATCTCCTTCCATTCCACCAGGTAAAGTCATCTCATCATCTCAGAAGCTCAGCAAAAAGGCCCTCAAGCAG GCTCTGAAGCAGAAGCAgcggaagcagcagcaatgccgaGGGGCCAGCGGGCAGCCCGTCTCCTCcaaccaccacctcctccagCAACACGCAAAGGCCGCCAGCCCCTCCGTCCCTGCAAAGCCTG CTTGGGAAGGAAAGCAATCTGATGGACACTCGAGCAGCAACTCCCAGAACTCCACGTCCAGCTCGTCTCCCTCCGTCAAAACAGAGCCTTCCCTGCCAGTTCTGGGGAAGAAGCCCTTCCAGAGATCGGAGAGGCTTCATGCAA GGCAGCTGAAGAGGACAAAATGTGCCGAAATCGACGTGGAGACGCCCGACTCCATCCTGGTGAACACCAACCTGAGGGCACTGATCAATAAGCACACCTTCTCCGTGCTGCCGGCCGACTGTCAGcagagactgctgctgctgctccccgaGGTGGACAGGCAG GTTGGTCTGGATGGCTTGCTGAAGCTTAGCAGCTCTGCCCTCAACAACGAGTTCTTCACCTCCGCTGCCCAAGGATGGAAGGAGCGGCTGTCGGAAG gagaATTCACTCCGGAGATCCAGCTGAGGCTTCGCCAGGAgctggagaaagagaagaaagtggAGTTGTGGAAGGAGCACTTCTTTGAGAGCTACTACGGCCAAAG CTCTGGGCTGAGTCTCGAAGAGTCGGCGCAGCTGACCTCCAGCGCCCCACCTGCTGCTCAGGACCAGCCGCAGGCCGAGAACCCAGCCGCACAGCTGCCGGAATCCATGCCGGTCTCCGTAGCCACGCCTTGCAAAGAAGAGCCTGCTCCTGCGGCAACTCCAAAGGCGCAGGATGCCCTGGTGGTGCCACCGCTGCCAGTAGCAGCCAGCCAAGAGGCcacggaggaggagaagcagccacAGGCTTCCGTGCCACGGGAGGATCTGGTGAAGTCATCATCGTCCTCCAGCAGCACCCCTTCCAAGCCCATCAGCCAGGCTCCCCGCAGGCCTTCCCGGGGGGCAGAGGGGGAGGCTCTGGCTGGGCCAGAAGAGGAGGCGGGAGAAGCCAAGAGGCCCCACCCGCCCTGCCCAGAGACCCTTCCGGGGAAGGGAAGCGCAAGCAAACCAAAGACCCCAACCAGCACCGCCACTGCTGCCGCTTCCGCTTCCGCCGCCACCAGCGCCAGCCTGGAGGGAGAGTCTGGGGCGACGCCTGCCAAGGATGCCCTTCCTGCCAGCGCGGAACAGATGGACACGGGAGCGCAGGCGCTCAAGAGGAAGCCCGGCCCCCCTGAGGAGGCGGCCCTGTCCACGCCAGAGAAGCGGGCCCACTTGGAGGAGAAGTGCCCCCCCAGGCCGCCCTTTCAGAGCCCACCGCAGCCCTTTCCCATCGCTCCTGTGCCGAAGGTCCCCCCACTCCGG aTTCCCGTCTCCAGGATCCAGGGTTCTCCCTTGCCATTTCCTGCCAGCCAGGTCTCTCCCAGGCCCGGCTTTCCAGTCTCCATCACCAGTCCCCGGAGGACAGGGGCCAGGACTCTGGCGGATATCAAAGCCCGCGCCAGGATGGCCAGGGCTCAGCGGGCAGCAGCCGCCGCGGCCGCAGCCGCCTCCGGCGCTGCTCCTTCTGCGTCCTTTGTGGGAGCCATCCCGGGCCCCGGCCccggtggggggagaggagaggagcggagCAGCGTCGCACCAGGGAGGCCTCATGGAGCTGCACTGGACCTGGCAGGCCCTGGAGGCGGGGGAGGTCCACGAAGGGCCCCTGGTCCGGGAGCCACCTCCGCCTCCCCCCCAGCGGCACCCCAGCCAGCGCCCTCTGGCGGTGCTGCAGGAGCACAGCTACAGCCGGCTCCCCCAGGGCGGCCCCGAGGAGCGGGCCCCGAGGCGGAGACCCCGCCAGCCACCCAGGCAGAGATAGGCAGCGCCAGCCACTCACACATGGCCACCTCTTCGGGCTCAAGCGCCGGGCCACCTGCAGGGATGGATGGCCCTGGGAAAGCCTCTTCCACAATCATCCTGATTTCCGGAGCAGCCTGTGGCCCCGAAGGCCCCAGACCAGCCAGTAAAAGTGGGGCTGAAGCGGCTCCGGCTGCTGGTGCCACAGCTCCAGGGGGGAAACCCCTCTCTTCAGCTGAGGCACCCCCTGGGCTCTTCCGGGCGCCCCATTCCCCCGCCTCTCCGGCCGGCCCACTGCCACTGCCGGCTGCAATTTCTGCTCCCTCCTGCGGCGCTTCCCCTGCCGTCGCCTACAGCCTTAAAGCCCCCCCTGGCCCCTCGAGCGGAAGCGCCATTGCCACCCCCCTCCTCAAGGCCAGCTCCAGCATCCCAGCCAACAACCCCCTGGTGGCCCAGCTGCTGCAAGGGAAATCGGTTCCTATGGAGCAGATCCTGCCCAAGCCCCTGACCCGGGCTGGGGAGAtgaagaccctccctctccctgcaaacGAAAGCAGAGAGCCAGAAGCTCCTCTGCAGAGGGAAGCCGGCGAGAGGCAGCCGCCTCCCCCAGTCGCCTCGCAGCTGAGTGGGAAGCCAGACTCCAGCCAgggcaggcagctgctgctgccgccaccccacagccctgccccctgctcctccttcccaGGACGGGACTTGTGGGGCGTGAGTGCCGCCCCCTTCTCCAGCCAGGAAGCCCAGGAGCACCACCACCTCCAGGCCCTGATGCAGGCAGCCCCCAGGCAGGGCCAccttcccactgctgccgccact cctggggagagcagcagcagctcccccaGCCAGAGCTTTGTCCTGGGATTCACCGGGAGGAGGACGTCCAAGCCTGCCATGTCTGGGCATTATCTCCTGAACATTTCCACCTATGGGCGCTGCCCCGAGAACCTCCGGAGGAGCTTGGCCGTGCCCCCGGAGAGCCGCCTGTGCCCCGAGGCGCCCAAAATGGAGTTCAAGGAACGAGAGGCGGCTGCCGcaagtggcggcggcagcagcagcggggaagACGGACGAGAGACGGACGACACGGAGGACGAAGAGGCATTTGTTGCGATGAAGGAGGAGCCCCTGCCTCAcaagggggcaggaggagagggagagccgGCAAGCACCCCCAGAAGGAGCACCAAGAAGGGGGAGCTGGCAGAAGGCAGCCCAGCAGAGGCAGCCACCCGCACACTCTCTGCAGGCCAAGATTTTGCCAGGAGTGCCCTGGCGAGGGATTTCCTGCGGGCAGCCCAGGAGCAAGTGGCTCAGGCAGtgaggggggagaggaagcccTGCAGCCTGGAGCTGCCTCCCTCGGCCGCTCAGGCAGAGCCCCTCCCGCCCCGGCCCCCACTGCTGCTCTCCCCCTCGCAGCCCCCCCGCCTCTTTGGGGGTCCCGTCGGGGCGCAGCTTCTCGGCTCGGGCTACAGCGGCACCATAAACGTCTCTGCGTCCCCCGACCTGCGCCAGGAGGCCCTCTTGACGGGGCTGTCGGACCCCGGGCGCATGGGGGACGTGGTCTCCTTCTCGGTGACGGTGACGACCATCCCCGCCGGGCAGCAGGGGGCTGCGGGCCGAGGGCACCCTCTCCCGGGCCAGGCCTTCTCGGAGGACGGCGGCTTGGACCTGCCCTCCAAGTGCTACTGCCGCTTGAAAGCCATGATCgtgtgcaaggggtgcggggcgtTCTGCCACGACGACTGCATCGGCCCCTCCAAACTCTGCGTCTCCTGCCTGGTGGTGCGGTAG